The following are encoded in a window of Chaetodon auriga isolate fChaAug3 chromosome 24, fChaAug3.hap1, whole genome shotgun sequence genomic DNA:
- the wrap53 gene encoding telomerase Cajal body protein 1, with protein MSDTAGDGESGGAAGAGQESEADNEPPQQASTLSEGDSIAVGDTSAEQAPPSAKRPRMNEEEQGLEQVEKPIMMHGETPAQAVLLQEDTSPPAQMLGKEPLQCEEEGREGEEVPVSGGGEEEYRQNGDAGHDAPLEGETKPEEELNGNRSADSPSEGQHLGLDFTQNPQMLTGSWTEFSSLPENYLKGCKWAPDGSCILTNSADNVLRVYNLPPEIYSYNWDLLPEMSPVLRMAEGDTIYDYCWYPKMNSLDPDTCFLASSSRDNPVHMWDAFYGEVRASFRPYNHLDELTAAHSLCFSPDGTQLYCGFDKTVRVFYTERPGRDCEERPTIVKKQGQSGIISSFGFSPCQSVYACGSYSRCAGLYSCQDGTLLALLPTRHHGGLTHLLFSPDGNYLYTGGRKDPEILCWDLREPGKVVFSLKRNVATNQRIYFDLDLSGRYLLSGDTEGVVSVWDTQTAPPDGNEELLQPQLRFQAHWDCTNGISIHPFMPLLATSSGQRQFPWPGDSEGDSASDGEGGEAVMSPQEIRQDNTLSLWWAGPLGPAAEGQNAQSTEAAEA; from the exons ATGTCTGACACAGCTGGAGATGGTGAAAGTGGAGGTGCAGCAGGTGCAGGCCAGGAATCAGAAGCAGATAATGAGCCCCCTCAACAGGCATCAACTTTATCTGAAGGTGACAGCATAGCGGTAGGTGATACCTCCGCGGAACAGGCACCTCCATCCGCCAAGCGGCCCAGAATGAACGAGGAGGAGCAGGGGCTGGAGCAGGTTGAAAAGCCCATCATGATGCATGGAGAAACACCAGCACAGGCGGTATTGCTGCAGGAAGACACATCCCCACCAGCACAAA TGCTAGGAAAGGAACCACTACAATGTGAGGAGGAAGGTCGAGAAGGAGAAGAGGTGCCTGTCAGTGGGGGAGGTGAAGAAGAATACCGTCAGAATGGAGACGCAGGGCATGATGCCCCCTTAGAAGGAGAGACGAAACCAGAGGAGGAGCTCAACGGTAACAGATCTGCTGACAGCCCCAGTGAAGGACAGCA CCTTGGCCTAGATTTCACCCAGAACCCCCAGATGCTGACCGGTTCCTGGACTGAGTTCTCCAGCCTTCCAGAGAATTACCTCAAAGGCTGCAAATG GGCCCCTGATGGTTCCTGTATCCTGACCAACAGTGCGGACAATGTGCTCCGTGTGTACAACCTCCCTCCAGAGATTTACAGCTACAACTGGGATTTGCTTCCTGAGATG AGTCCGGTTCTTAGGATGGCAGAGGGAGACACCATCTACGACTACTGCTGGTACCCCAAGATGAACTCTCTGGACCCGGACACATGCTT TCTAGCCAGCAGTAGCCGTGACAACCCGGTCCACATGTGGGATGCATTTTATGGGGAGGTGCGAGCCAGTTTCCGACCCTACAATCACCTGGATGAGCTGACGGCGGCccactctctctgcttctcgCCCGACGGAACGCAGCTCTACTGCGGCTTTGACAAAACTGTCCGGGTCTTCTACACGGAGCGTCCTGGAAGGGACTGTGAGGAGAGGCCCACCATAG TGAAGAAGCAGGGCCAAAGTGGCATCATCTCCAGCTTTGGCTTCAGCCCCTGCCAGTCTGTTTACGCCTGTGGCTCTTACTCCCGCTGCGCTGGCCTCTACTCCTGCCAAGACGGCACCCTGCTGGCTCTGCTGCCGACCCGCCACCACGGAGGCCTCACCCATCTGCTCTTCTCCCCTGACGGCAACTACCTGTACACCGGCGGGCGCAAG gatcCAGAAATCCTGTGCTGGGACCTAAGGGAGCCAGGCAAGGTTGTGTTTTCGCTTAAGAGGAACGTGGCCACTAATCAGCGCATCTACTTTGACCTGGACCT GTCAGGCAGGTACCTGCTGAGTGGCGACACAGAGGGAGTAGTGTCAGTGTGGGACACCCAGACAGCTCCTCCTGATGGTAATGAGGAGCTACTGCAGCCTCAGCTCAGGTTCCAGGCCCATTGGGACTGCACCAACGGCATCAG TATTCATCCCTTCATGCCGCTGTTGGCAACCTCCAGCGGGCAGCGGCAGTTTCCGTGGCCCGGCGACAGCGAGGGTGACTCGGCCTCCGACGGCGAGGGGGGTGAAGCTGTGATGTCACCGCAGGAGATCCGACAAGACAACACCCTGAGCCTGTGGTGGGCCGGGCCGCTCGGCCCCGCCGCAGAGGGCCAAAACGCTCAGAGCACGGAGGCGGCGGAGGCCTGA